A portion of the Lolium rigidum isolate FL_2022 chromosome 1, APGP_CSIRO_Lrig_0.1, whole genome shotgun sequence genome contains these proteins:
- the LOC124703063 gene encoding putative FBD-associated F-box protein At5g56690: MESTCNTIRDENTIIVSNDEDIISTLPNDVLLRILECLDMRKAIQTGVLSTRWMHLPHQLSYLQISITHFQGTRSTVDQMMTAYTDAIWRLLSPPTCECSRIIKSLKLSFYLVDPYLSSIAHTVREAVNISVTEYLEFALYGHVQRPSEADLALFRQRFMAFFHACPGAFNLLTKLTLQNLSFKDSDVPNILNTCHKLKYLSLRSCELGQDPVLEIDAPSSELTALQLISFGCAQVELICVPKLAELFYDTWYGENPPVSFGYVPQLVKVCFASPALSWQKPFALSECFSSNRNLSFLHLDFRAQMIWIHPEDPQQLTPLFSKLRVVHLYNIFAECDLNWTMFILEGAPSLEDLCLSRHSCELNKTEKTAEKTNVSWEPPSDNLKRLKLKLLVMIGFEEEEKVMNYIRLVMARAVVLNRIELRDKHPCKGCNAIKTEPPRFPVDEASKHRIREQLIHGSSSSAVIVIG, encoded by the exons CAACGTGCAACACA ATCAGGGATGAAAATACCATTATtgtgagcaatgatgaagatataaTTAGTACGCTCCCCAATGATGTTCTACTCCGAATTCTTGAATGCCTTGATATGCGGAAGGCGATTCAGACCGGCGTGCTTTCCACACGCTGGATGCACCTCCCTCATCAGCTCTCTTATCTGCAAATCAGTATCACACACTTTCAAGGCACACGCAGCACGGTGGATCAGATGATGACCGCGTACACTGACGCGATATGGAGATTACTATCTCCTCCGACATGCGAATGCAGTCGAATCATCAAAAGTCTGAAACTCAGCTTCTACCTGGTAGACCCTTACTTGTCCTCTATCGCTCATACGGTCAGGGAAGCCGTGAATATCAGCGTAACGGAATACCTTGAGTTTGCCCTGTATGGACATGTTCAACGCCCAAGTGAGGCTGACCTAGCATTGTTCAGACAGCGGTTTATGGCATTCTTCCATGCTTGCCCTGGTGCCTTCAATTTGCTCACAAAACTAACGCTGCAGAACCTTTCGTTCAAAGACTCTGATGTCCCCAATATCCTCAACACTTGCCATAAACTTAAGTACCTCTCCCTGAGATCCTGTGAATTGGGCCAGGACCCTGTCCTGGAGATAGATGCCCCATCCTCGGAGCTTACAGCACTTCAACTTATCAGCTTCGGGTGTGCACAGGTTGAACTAATCTGTGTTCCTAAACTCGCGGAATTATTCTATGATACATGGTATGGTGAAAACCCCCCAGTGTCTTTTGGCTATGTTCCTCAGCTTGTTAAAGTATGCTTCGCTTCTCCTGCCCTATCTTGGCAGAAGCCATTTGCATTGAGCGAGTGTTTTTCTAGTAACAGAAACCTGTCATTTCTGCATCTGGATTTTCGCGCTCAAATG ATTTGGATTCACCCAGAAGATCCACAACAGCTCACTCCTTTATTCAGTAaactgagagttgtgcatctttacAATATCTTTGCCGAGTGCGATCTGAATTGGACTATGTTCATCCTTGAAGGCGCACCTTCCCTGGAGGATTTATGT TTATCTCGGCATTCATGTGAACTCAATAAGACCGAGAAAACTGCTGAAAAGACCAACGTGTCCTGGGAACCACCATCAGATAATTTGAAGCGCTTGAAGTTGAAGTTGCTGGTGATGATAGGGTTTGAGGAGGAAGAGAAGGTGATGAATTATATAAGGCTTGTCATGGCACGAGCTGTGGTCTTGAACAGAATCGAGCTGCGTGATAAACACCCGTGCAAGGGGTGCAATGCCATCAAGACCGAGCCCCCAAGATTTCCGGTGGATGAAGCTAGCAAACATCGGATCAGGGAGCAACTCATTCATGGATCCTCCTCGTCTGCGGTGATAGTAATTGGATGA